The region TGGTTCCGATTGTAAGTAATATCGACAAAACTTTTAATACAATTCATCTGAGCTCTTCTCCGCAGACGCTGTTCGCCAAGGGCGCTGGACACTCGCTGAAAGAGCAAAGCGAACTGGGCTACGATGTAattggactggactggactgtaGATCCCATTGAGGCACGTGCCCTAGTGGGACCGAACATAACGCTGCAGGGTAATTTGGATCCACAGGACATGTACCGTGATGCCGACGAGCTGCGGGCCTTGACCACTGAAATGGTTCACAAATTTGGCAAATCGCGCTATATTGCCAATCTGGGTCATGGGATAACGCCTCAAACTCCCATCACCAGCATGGATGTACTGGTGGAGGCGGTCCACAAGGCATTGTAGGTGATTTTTATTAGCAATTATGCCTTTTTTTATCGAATGCAATAAAGACAAGTACGCCTTTGGGTTAGGGTTAGATCATTGGAATGGTATACTGTGGTTTTCTTGCTTCTGTTCCTGTACCAGTTTGTCGTATATCATGAGCGTGCTGCCGCAGCAGATTAGGAACGTTCCCAGGATAACTTCTGCAATATTAAAGtcatatttaaatatgctCAAACTCCCCAACTCTTCTGTTTACTCACTTTTTCCAGGCAACTTTTCCCCCAGCGCATAACCAGTTATTGCGGTAAAAGCAAAACTGAGAGAATTGGCGACTGGAACCGCAACTGTGATGCTGGCACTTTGCAATGTCCACACATACAAAGCACTACCGCACTGATTGAGTCCAAATGGAATCCAGTACCGCCAACGGGATCCAACTGTACATACTTCCAGTAACAAATTTCTCCACTTGGAGCCCGTGTCTTTGACAGACTCGATGCCCTGACTGCCAAGGCGGATAAATGGGTTAGTCACACCCCAAAGCAGTCCCACTGCAAGCAATTGCACTGAGCAAGACAAACAACGATTATAATTTAAACACTTAAATATTTCAGTAATTTACCAGCGGTTTCTAGCATTTTGTATTGTTTACATGGAATCAGCTGTTGATAAgagttgcttttttttgtctaAGCAACCCTGAGTATTTCTGTAGCCCTGGAAGAGATTTTGACATTTGCGACTCCCTGGCATTTTGACAATTCTTTTACGTCAGCTTTCATTTCCGGATAGGTGGGTTTTAGGCAATTTTCTTCCAATTTAATCAAGAAACATCCGAATATACGCCAAAACAAATGCCGCTAAACGACCGACATTCAAATATGAACCTGCAATGCTATCGGCgaaaattaaaatgttgccaaattCAAGATGTTTTGTGTGTAAATTGGGTATCTGGATATTGCCTTGTCTTGGCTTGATTGTTTATGAATAAATATTCTTCAATATTATTAAACCGCTTTCTCTATCATTTTAGGATATTGAATAGCAGTGCTGCGGCCTAATCAGGAACAATGACTAAGACCAAGGGCGAGAAAATCAACAAATCGGCGATCAACGAAGTTGTGACCCGCGAGTGCACTATTCACTTGGCGAAGCGTGTCCACAACATTGGCTTCAAGAAGCGTGCGCCGCGTGCCATCAAGGAGATCCGCAAGTTTGCCGAGCGGGAGATGGGAACCACTGACGTCAGGATCGACACCCGTCTGAACAAGCACATCTGGTCGAAGGGTATCCGGTAAGTGGTGCATCCATTGCAATGGGAGAACGCATTCTAAAACTTTGACTCGCTTTTAGATCCACTCCATTCCGCGTGCGTGTGCGTCTGGCGCGTCGTCGCAACGATGATGAGGATTCTCCCAACAAACTGTACACCTACGTGACCTATGTGCCGGTGTCCACATTCAAGAATTTGCAAACGGAGAACGTTGAGTCCAGCGACGACTAAGCAAAGTAATTGAAAGCCCAAAATACGGTTAATAAAAAGTAAatttttatttagaaaaaaaaaaacgaaacgagtgTTAACAAAATGTGACGAAACTGTGATTTCAAAGTGGAGTAATCTGCGGCAGCACCAAGTAGACGGAGTTGCTTGTGGCAACTGCTAAGAAGTGAAGTTGTTTGTGGGGAAGCTGCAACACCTCCAGTGACTGCACTTCTGGCAAGGCGCTGTCACCAAGGATTTTCTGGAATCCCGCTGCGCCTTGATGCTGGTAGATTGTCAGCGGCTGCTCGGGCAAGGCATTGGACACGCAGAGCAACAGGTCCTCCGATTCAGGCAGATGCATGAAGCGCATTTCACGCGGCTGATGTGAATCTCGCAGCTCCAGAACTTGGTCCAGCTGAAAGTCGCTCATGTCCTCGCTGTTAAAGCTGTGAAAcgattttgaaatattttagtCAAGTTTTGAGTGCGGAATGGACCAAGACCTGCCTGTAAATCATAATGTCTGCTGCCGGCGACGACGTGAGAAAAGCCACATAGCTGCTCTGCATGCCCACGCCACGCCGGATCAGCGCCATTTGCTCTGCCTGTATGTCCAGCAGGTGACGGATTAAAGTGTGTTTTCGCTTTTCACTAATTTTCCAAAGTTCCACGGCTTTTGAAGTTAGCAGCAAAATCGGAGATTCGTTGGTGGCTGCCACGGCCAGCAGCTGTTTTGCATCCCACCTGTCCACAACGGACAGCCAGCTGGTGCCATTTTTATCGAGGCATTTGACGATTAGTTCGTTGACTCCCTGCACTGCCTGGCACTGAATCGTTCCTAGGTTAAACATCAGTTTTTTGTTGGTCACCAATGAATCCTCGCTAATTATACCAAATTCCGTATTGTTGTTGGGCTGTAACAGTGTTGATAAGTctgaaacaaaaaattttgtttgaagTTGTATGTCGACTGGTGACCACACTTTCTTTCcatattatatacataatttattctttataatttatttatttaattgcgCCCTTGGTCGATTCTTTCCAATTCCTTAGAGTCTTTAAGAAATTCTTTCTGTAGCTGCACATAATCAAAGAACTTAGAGACAATCGGAAGAAAAAGTCATAGAGCTTCTTCAAGTATAGggtatttcaaaacaaaattgaTAACGCTGACGGAGAGTGAGGTTTGGGCCGACGAGCACTTAAATAGAAGCAGCAAAAGAGCAACTGCAGTTGCACATCGACAGTTGATAGACACAGAAGCCTGAAAGTCGCCCCTTGTTAGAAAACAGCCAAAATTTATTGGCGAAAATGTACGAGGCGCAATACCTTTGGCTCTTTGGCTTGGTCCTAATATCAGGATCGGTCACCGAGCGTACCACGCCCAAAATAAACTTCACTACGGTGGTTGGGTGAGCAGAGGCGCATGCCGATGGAATAACAACAAATTACTAATATCTCACTACCCCTTCACAGCTTAAAGACCACTCCTGCGATGCGCAGTTCCTCTGCTTCCTCTCTAGGTGGCTCACTGCCTATGGTTATAAATACATGGAACTTCACAGATGCCAATTTTCTGGCCTGGCGGATTCTGAATGTAACTCAGGGTGGTCTTCGCCAGACGCGTAATGCCGTAGTGGAGGGATGTACCAGGTGCGAGCAGCAACAGTGCGACCGAACTGTTGGCTATGGTGGTTCTCCCGATGAGTTGGGGGAGACAACGTTGGATGCAATGATCATGGATGGCAGCAGCATGGATGTGGGGGCTGTAGCAGGCCTGAGAGGCATCAAGGATGCCATTAGAGTGGCTCGGCATGTTCTGGAGCACACAAAGCACTCTATGCTGGTAGGTGATTTAGCCTCTCAATTCGCCCAGGCTATGGGATTTCGTTCCGAATCCCTGGCTACGCCAGAATCAAAGGCTATGTGGATGGAATGGACAGCGGCAAATTGTCAGCCAAATTTCTGGAGGAATGTTCATCCAGATCCATCCATCTCCTGCGGTCCGTACAAACCCAAAGCCACGCCGCTAACTCGCTGGAAGGAAGACCGTGCGCGCACAGAGTACTCGATTGGGCACCTGAATCATGACACGATTGGCATGATAGCCATTGATGCTGCAAATAACATCCATGCTGGGACCTCAAGCAATGGAGCTCGCCATAAGATCCCTGGACGAGTTGGAGATTCGCCAATACCCGGGGCTGGCGCGTATGCGGACAATGAGGTCGGCGCTGCCGTGGCTACCGGAGATGGCGATATTATGATGCGTTTCCTGCCCACTCTTCTGGCTGTGGAAGCCATGCGGGCGGGCAAGAAGCCTGCGGAGGCAGCTGAGGTGGGCATTCGACGGATCAGTAAGCATTACAAGGACTTCTCGGGAGCGGTCATCGCTGTCGATCGCTTGGGCCAATATGGGGCAGCCTGCTATGGCATGACCGAGTTTCCATTTGTGGTCAGCAACCCATCCAAGACAGATATACCGTCGCGCCAGGAGAGTGTCAAGTGTATAACGGGCAAGGAGGCTGTGAACGTGGTTTGATTGTAATTGGACATTGCATTTTTAAACATGATCGTAACAACTACTCACTGCAGACgaactaaataaatatacatctacaagattggatagtcTTAGTACTCTTTTTTATGAGATTGTTTAAAAAACAAGgtttaataaaaataaccactaaattcatttttacatggtaactacacatttgctacatgaATTAGTTCCAAGTGTTGCATAGTGGTCGATTACTGTGTCTTATTTGGTATTTCACAGATTAcggtatttttaaaaaatactcGTTTTGCTGTCTTGAAATCGGTTGACTGTCTTTTTTCACTCTATTTGAATCGGCAGCAACAATGAGACTCATTCCAGATACAATTATGTTGCCCATTCCAGACACACTGTATAAATCGTGCTTCAAACTTTACTTTCAAAAAATTCCCTTGCATTGCCTCAGGTATTTTTCTTAGggtcagacggtatatttgatcgataggcccgcggtcacactggtctGCATGCAGttaggggtttttttttggtattctGACGCGCTGTGGTCACATATTCCGCCAAATCGGCGTCTGCAtacagaagaagaaaaaagtgcaaaaaaaagcGGCGTCGAGCAGATTTTATTTCTAATATCGAAATATTTAAAAGCCttcaaaattaataaaaacgCGCA is a window of Drosophila pseudoobscura strain MV-25-SWS-2005 chromosome 3, UCI_Dpse_MV25, whole genome shotgun sequence DNA encoding:
- the LOC4805115 gene encoding putative N(4)-(beta-N-acetylglucosaminyl)-L-asparaginase GA14866, with the translated sequence MYEAQYLWLFGLVLISGSVTERTTPKINFTTVVGLKTTPAMRSSSASSLGGSLPMVINTWNFTDANFLAWRILNVTQGGLRQTRNAVVEGCTRCEQQQCDRTVGYGGSPDELGETTLDAMIMDGSSMDVGAVAGLRGIKDAIRVARHVLEHTKHSMLVGDLASQFAQAMGFRSESLATPESKAMWMEWTAANCQPNFWRNVHPDPSISCGPYKPKATPLTRWKEDRARTEYSIGHLNHDTIGMIAIDAANNIHAGTSSNGARHKIPGRVGDSPIPGAGAYADNEVGAAVATGDGDIMMRFLPTLLAVEAMRAGKKPAEAAEVGIRRISKHYKDFSGAVIAVDRLGQYGAACYGMTEFPFVVSNPSKTDIPSRQESVKCITGKEAVNVV
- the RpL31 gene encoding 60S ribosomal protein L31; translation: MTKTKGEKINKSAINEVVTRECTIHLAKRVHNIGFKKRAPRAIKEIRKFAEREMGTTDVRIDTRLNKHIWSKGIRSTPFRVRVRLARRRNDDEDSPNKLYTYVTYVPVSTFKNLQTENVESSDD
- the LOC4805112 gene encoding transmembrane protein 234 homolog; this encodes MLETAVQLLAVGLLWGVTNPFIRLGSQGIESVKDTGSKWRNLLLEVCTVGSRWRYWIPFGLNQCGSALYVWTLQSASITVAVPVANSLSFAFTAITGYALGEKLPGKKVILGTFLICCGSTLMIYDKLVQEQKQENHSIPFQ